The sequence TGCCTCCGGACTCTGAGATCGTCTTCCCTCTGGACATCGGTATAGTAGGACACGTGGCTCAAACCAAGAAGCCCATCAATGTGAAGGATGTTACACAGGTACGAACCACTCTGAAACATCTGTTCACAGATCAGACACACTTTCTAAAACTTGATTGAAAGAGACTAATGAAACTATCATACATTATAAGACTGCAGCTGTGGTCATATTTTGAGGCTCGGCAAATCCTCTTGACATAatccatttatttcaatatgccaTGACCCATGTCCAGCATGAAGGATTATTTCACCTGTGGCATTTATGTAATGATCCTCTCAGTAGTTGAATTACTCACACAAAACCTTGAAAACGTTGTTCGTTTAATAATTTGCACAATATGTTGTGGTTGTTATGGCATCTAGacaattattttgatttgttaaaaaaGGGCGaaaaaatttctttttttcccatcTACTTTCTAAtatccacactgtaaaaaataattgttggtttaacttaaaaatgtaagataaaattttgagttcattgaaattaaaaatttgagttaatacagtgaaggcgattggtttaatcaacagaaactcaagaTATTacgttatctgaaccacattaattatctaagttgatttgacaaaagaaaaaaggtgtTATTTTCTAAAATACATATTTCATCCATGATGAGATGTTGTGGTTTACTAACATCAAGAGAAAACAAATTTTTGTTTGCAGTCTGATACTATGACAACATTCGATCTTGAGTAATAAATACAAGTATAAATGTGTGGGGATAGTGTGCAATGTGTGTGACAACTAACTTTGCTTTCACTGTAGGATAGTCACTTCAGCACATTCGTTGACGAACTTACTGAATACACCACACGCAACGTCTTGGCCTCGCCCATTATGAATGGCAAGGACTTAGTAGCTGTCATCATGGCAGTCAACAAGACAACTGGACCCTATTTCACAGATGACGATGAGGATGTAAGTGTCTGGACACGTCTATTTggacatgtttaaaaatgtacgAATGTCACTGCATtagataacaaaatatcaaactaattggtatttattttaagtaaagTCAGCACAAGCACaactttcaatacattttttttgcatCACAGGTTAgattttatatgaaaaaaaaaacaatatatactgttaaacaaagacaagtatttaataacacttaatttgaacacattttaaatggaaataatccctaaaagtgtttgtttttgcattgtCTATCTgacttatatattatatatataaaatgatgaAATGAGACACTAAATACATACTTTGCATTTACTGAGACATTAAAGCTTACTTTGCATCATGTTATTTTCTTAAACTTTTTCCTCCTAGCTTTTTTTAAAGTATCTGAAAGTTTGCTCTCTGAACCTGAAGATTTTTCATCTGAGCTACCTTCATAACTGTGAAACACGTAAAGGACAGGTCAGTCTGCATAAGCTTGCAAACACTAGCTggtgaaattattaaaaatgaattgaaagagatatgatttttaatgcatttttatatatCTCTGACATAGCTGCTGTTGTGGTCAGCTAACAAGGTGTTTGAAGAGCTCACAGACATTGAACGACAGTTTCACAAAGCTTTGTACACCGTGCGAGCCTACCTCAACTGTGACAGGTACTCTGTGGTGCTGCTGGACATGACCAAGGAAAAGGTACGTCAATCACTATAATTGCTGAAAGGAACAGAGGCTTCATGCTTAATTTAGAGGATTCATTCTGTCCTGTTTCTCTCTAAGACTGACCTGGTGGTTTTTGTTCTCTTGCAGGAGTTCTTTGATATTTGGCCGGTGTTGATGGGAGAGCAGGCACCTTATTCTGGCCCTGTAACTCCAGACGGAAGGGTAGGCTGCATTTTTCTTATTTCAAATTAAAAGGATTGCTCAGCCAAAAATCGAAATTGTTTCATCATtcgctcaccctcatgtcgttgcGAACTTAAATAACTCTTTTTGTATGGAACAATCTAGCAGAATGTCTGAGATGCTTTTTTTCCCAAACAGTGACACCTgtggtcaccattcacttttGTTGGAAGAGACATTTTGCTAGATAACTtccttttgaaaaagtaacacgagtacatgacagaattttcatttctgaagGCCTTTAAAATGCCAATAAAATCTAATTCCCATCTTTCATTTCACTTAGGAAGTCATTTTCTACAAAGTTATTGATTATATTTTGCACGGAAAAGAGGAGATCAAGGTCATACCGTAAGTTGTCTTTCTTTTTCTAGTAGCCATTTCTTCTTAAGTGATGTATCCAAAGTGTGGCTCCTAAGAGCTGGCATTATTTtcttgcttttttctttttttcacagAAATCCACCTCTAGATCATTGGGCTTTATCTAGTGGATTACCCACATATGTAGCAGAAAGTGGATTTGTAAGTTGCTCCTCTATTATTTTGGGAACGAAGTATGGttgatttttaaaatggtaaatatgtatttacatatttattgattgatttttatTGTGTGTTCAAGATTTGCAACATCATGAATGCAGCATCAGAGGAAATGTTCAACTTTCAGGTAGATATGTTTTGCTATCTAAAACATGTTTAGTGGTTGAAGTTCCCTTGACTTGCAGTAATAACACTTTGTGTTTCTGTAGACGGAAGCTCTGGATGGCAGTGGATGGACCATCAAGAATGTGCTGTCCCTGCCAATTGTcaacaaaaaagaagaaattgttgGTGTTGCAACTTTCTACAACAGGAAGGATGGCAAACCATTTGATGACCATGATGAACAACTCATGGAGGTAAAATTGATCAGTTGATTAGTAGAATCACAGAGATGGGTCACCACTGACTTGAGTCACGGAACAATGCGTTGTTGTCCTGACAGGCTTTGACACAGTTTCTGGGCTGGTCAGCCCTCAACACAGACACCTACGACAAAATGAATAAGCTGGAGAACAGGAAGGACATCGCCCAGGACATGGTGCTGTACCATGTCAGATGTCGAGATGATGAGATTCAAAATATACTTGTAAGTTCCAAGTGACTTATTTcattgtattttactgtaattggttatattttatttctatttatttttgttctatTTGGTATTACTTTTCTAGAAAACACGAGAATGTTTTGACAGAGAGCCAAGAGACTGTGAGGAGGACGAGCTTTTGGAGATTCTGGTACACTGAACTGCTTACTGTTCCTGTTATCTTATTAATTCAAGATTACTGAAGTCAGGGCACAGGCTGATCCTAACCTTCTCAGATATATAAGACAAAGAAATTCACCTTTAATAGGAAGCCATTGGCGATAACATTACAGATTCTATGTCTGCTGTAACTCTCTTAATATGTTAATTATGTTTAAGTTATGCTGTTTCATCTATTATTGCATTCTTCAAATTATTCAAAATACTTGCAAACTTTTCCTGTCtgacttttttgtttgtttttcatgcagAAAAGAGAGCTGCCTGGCCCAAAAAAGTTTGAGATCTACGCTTTCCATTTTTCAGACTTTGACTGCACTGAACTGGATCTTGTAAAGTGTGGGATCCAGATGTACTATGAAGTTGGAGTGGTTAGAAAGTTTCAGATCCCTCAGGAGGTACATTTTCATATGTATAATGATAGAAACACTATATTTGTGTGCATCATGAAATTTCATGACACCAAAATGTTATTTGGCTGATATCTGCTTTAATTAGGTTTTGGTGAGATTCATGTACTCAGTTAGCAAAGGCTACAGGAAAATCACCTACCACAACTGGCGCCATGGCTTCAATGTTGGACAAACCATGTTCACTTTACTCACGGTATGACCTGCTCagcttacatttacatttacgcATTTGGAAGCCACTATTATCTGTTGTTTTCAGTTCACGCTTTCCATGGGAATTTAAACCGTGATGTTCGCGTTGATAGCATCACGCTGTACTGTTTGAGCACTTGTTTAGGGTCTAAACAAAATGTACTTTgatttaaatcaatatttaaaacatatttgcaaaaataatgcTAGTTTTCAAACAAGTTTCAAACACTCCATCTTCCATACGGATAGCCCTGCCCCAACTCTAGCCCTgcttaaacaaataaatttttTCATTTTGACTTTGTTGTTCATGACATATTTTGATACACAtactcaaaataataaaatcatttttgtatttatGGATCCAGACAGGCAAACTGAAGAGGTATTACTCAGATTTGGAGGTGATGGCCATGATCACTGCTGGCTTCCTACATGATATCGACCACAGAGGCACAAATAATCTCTACCAAGTGAAGTCAGTAAACTACTAATACTATTTCTACTGGTACTTGTACTAATGTTGATTCTAATAATCATCATCACTTCTGTATGTTTTGTCGTTAGGTCCCAAAATCCTCTAGCCAAGCTGCATGGATCCTCCATTCTAGAAAGGCATCACTTGGAATTTGGCAAATTCTTGCTAGGCGAAGAGGTATGAGCCAGAATGTCCAGAATTTAAGCCTCCATGTTAATGTGATTTGATACTTACATATTTGCTTTTCCTTAGACATTAAACATCTTCCAAAACCTCAACAGAAGACAAACAGAGCACGTCTTCCACCTCATTGACATTGCCATCATCGCAACTGATCTAGCCTTGTACTTCAAGTAAGTTAGGAcaatatgtaacaatgacatgtattattttaaatgtatgttgtttcaaactcATATGCTGTTATTTCATGCATCATGCAGCTTTTTATACAATGACAGTTCATAGTGACCATGGCTGTTCATTTAAAgaactgaaactgaaaaaaaaaactctttctctGCCTAAAAGAAAGAGGACAATGTTCCAGAAAATTGTGGATCTCTCCGAGACATATGAAGAGGAGAAGAAATGGGTGGACTTCATGTCTCTTGAAACAACAAGGAAAGAAATTGTAATGTAAGTGTTTTCATTAATGGCTACATTAGGCATTTTAGCATaactaatatttaaaaaaaaaaaatcattttgtgcTTTTCATGTTTTCGTATTTTTATTAATCGACCAGGGCGATGATGATGACAGCATGTGACCTCTCGGCTATCACAAAACCATGGGAGGTGCAGAGCAAGGTAGGAGACGCCAACTGAAGAATAACTTCACTTTTGCTTCTCTGGAATATACAAAGCATGATTTCTCCCATCCTAGGTTGCCCTCTCTGTAGCAGCTGAATTCTGGGAGCAGGGTGATCTTGAGAGGACTGTTCTTGAGCAACAGCCCATTGTGAGTACCTGTTTGTTTTCACACAAAACTTGCCATGCTAATATTGGTGGTTATTTTACTATGAAAGCGGGcatcttggaaacatttgggaaaagaaaaaaaaaaagaataatctGAAAAGTTTATGAGGTGTCTGTGTTTTCTCTTAATCTAGCCCATGATGGACAGGAACAAAGCTGCAGAGCTGCCAAAGCTTCAGTGTGGTTTTATCGACTTTGTCTGTACTTTTGTCTACAAGGTACCTTTATGAATTCTGTTTCAAGAATTTAAtggcaaaaacaaaatgaaaagtttTGGTCAGTAAGAAATCAGTTAGCAACCCTTATCTCTTTGTATTCCACAGGAGTTCTCGCGTTTCCACAAGGACATCCAGCCAATGTATGATGGCATTCTGAACAACCGGATGCATTGGAAAGCAAGGCAGGAGGAATATGAGGCAAAACTAAAGGAAATGGAGGAGGCATTCAAAGCCAAACAGGAAGCAGCTGCCAACAACGGTTTGAATTTTAGATACAGTCTTTTATCTAAGCTTTTATTCAGTTGTATTCTTATTTttgtttactgtatttgtacTAAATTTGATGAAACCTATAAGCAAACCCTCATAGCTCATCTTCAGGTTGACATTTGACACTACCAGTGTTCATTATCGCTCAGAAGTTTGGGGTTGTtacgtctttttaaaagtttttgaaagaagccttttatgctcacaaaggctgcattcatttgattaaaaatacagtgaaaacagcagtattgttaaatattattaacatttaaaatagccgttttctattttaatacattcaaaatgtaatttattcctgtgatggtaaattGTGATTCATTTTCAGCAGCcgttattccagtcttcagtgtcacatgatctttcagaaatcattctaatatgctgatttggtgctcaagaaacttcaatgttgaaaacagttgtgctgcttaatatttttgtggaaactgtgatacatttttctttgagattctttaatgaatagattatttgacatttaattttaatattaattataataataataaacactgatgccaaacttttgaacagtagtgttcACTGACCACAATGCTACATGGCCAAAAGTATGTGGACACACAAAAATCATTTGAAAGTTATGCAGATTAAAAGGAAAATGGTCGTCACTTTGCTGCTATAAAAAAGGTTTTATAGCCTTTATATCCACAGCAAAAAACAGCAAAACTCAAaaccaaaaatgttttattctgtAGTTCTTTAGAAAACCCTATATACTGGTGATTTAAATAACTTGGacagcaaaaatctaacctgaATGACATGAACTTTAATCATCTCAAAAGAACTTGGTCATCACAAATCCCAGACCTGAACTGGAATAGACAAACCTGAGTGTCCACATCCTGTCGGCCTTACATTGTATGATCTAACACATTTCTATAATTTGGATTCTGTGTTCTTCTACAGCTGCAAATTCCAACAGCACCGGTGGATCAGGATCAGGGTCCAAGACCTGCTCCATCTgctagaagaaaaaaaaacaacaactctaCAGAGGACTGGGCAGCTCGAGATGCAACCTAGCCTCTAAGCATTACGTC comes from Chanodichthys erythropterus isolate Z2021 chromosome 22, ASM2448905v1, whole genome shotgun sequence and encodes:
- the pde6b gene encoding rod cGMP-specific 3',5'-cyclic phosphodiesterase subunit beta; this encodes MSVKKEDVEKFLDGNPSFARSYFDKKLKPGAVASILHVPESKVDVDTFKEISSIEEGAMFYDLITDMQENVNMEKVIFKILKRVSALIHADRCSLFMYRQRNGIGELATRLFNVNKDSELDDCVVPPDSEIVFPLDIGIVGHVAQTKKPINVKDVTQDSHFSTFVDELTEYTTRNVLASPIMNGKDLVAVIMAVNKTTGPYFTDDDEDLFLKYLKVCSLNLKIFHLSYLHNCETRKGQLLLWSANKVFEELTDIERQFHKALYTVRAYLNCDRYSVVLLDMTKEKEFFDIWPVLMGEQAPYSGPVTPDGREVIFYKVIDYILHGKEEIKVIPNPPLDHWALSSGLPTYVAESGFICNIMNAASEEMFNFQTEALDGSGWTIKNVLSLPIVNKKEEIVGVATFYNRKDGKPFDDHDEQLMEALTQFLGWSALNTDTYDKMNKLENRKDIAQDMVLYHVRCRDDEIQNILKTRECFDREPRDCEEDELLEILKRELPGPKKFEIYAFHFSDFDCTELDLVKCGIQMYYEVGVVRKFQIPQEVLVRFMYSVSKGYRKITYHNWRHGFNVGQTMFTLLTTGKLKRYYSDLEVMAMITAGFLHDIDHRGTNNLYQVKSQNPLAKLHGSSILERHHLEFGKFLLGEETLNIFQNLNRRQTEHVFHLIDIAIIATDLALYFKKRTMFQKIVDLSETYEEEKKWVDFMSLETTRKEIVMAMMMTACDLSAITKPWEVQSKVALSVAAEFWEQGDLERTVLEQQPIPMMDRNKAAELPKLQCGFIDFVCTFVYKEFSRFHKDIQPMYDGILNNRMHWKARQEEYEAKLKEMEEAFKAKQEAAANNAANSNSTGGSGSGSKTCSIC